In the genome of cyanobacterium endosymbiont of Braarudosphaera bigelowii, one region contains:
- a CDS encoding FtsW/RodA/SpoVE family cell cycle protein produces MLRFFIPIIDPSIKEWPKEARFLRWLTFLWLFLGMIALFSASYHSAQQDFGNGFHYIMRQIIWIWIGLQGFNVIVRVPLKYLMKFVPFFLFFLLSLILLTKTGLGHTVNGATRWIKIGPAIIQPSELIKPCLVLQSAYIFGFWYRHSLRIKIQWILIFSAVLAGILIQPNLSTTALCGISLWLIALASGIPVRYLMTAAISGLSAASFSVYTHRYQLKRILSFLDPWRDEIAKTDGYQLIQSLIAVGSGGIFGLGYGQSIQKWSYLPIHYTDFIFSVYAEEFGFVGSIFLLLLLFVYATFTLKILINCIHPVKRLIAVGSMIMIVGQALLNIGVTIGLLPTTGLPLPLWSYGGSSIIASLTLAGLLIRVIRENGEDLATVINKN; encoded by the coding sequence ATGCTCAGATTTTTTATTCCTATAATTGATCCTAGTATTAAGGAATGGCCAAAAGAAGCTCGTTTTTTGCGTTGGTTAACTTTTTTATGGCTGTTTTTAGGTATGATTGCTCTTTTTTCTGCATCTTACCATAGTGCTCAACAAGATTTTGGTAATGGATTTCACTATATCATGCGTCAAATTATCTGGATATGGATAGGATTACAAGGATTTAATGTAATCGTGAGAGTACCGTTGAAGTATTTAATGAAGTTCGTTCCTTTTTTTCTTTTTTTCTTGCTAAGTTTAATTTTATTAACTAAGACAGGATTAGGTCATACTGTTAATGGTGCGACTCGTTGGATTAAGATCGGTCCCGCTATTATTCAACCTTCGGAATTAATCAAACCATGTTTGGTACTGCAAAGTGCTTATATCTTTGGTTTCTGGTATCGTCATTCATTACGCATTAAGATACAGTGGATATTAATATTCTCAGCTGTTTTGGCAGGTATCTTAATACAACCCAATTTAAGTACTACAGCTTTATGTGGTATTAGTTTATGGTTAATTGCTCTTGCTTCTGGAATTCCAGTTAGGTATTTAATGACAGCAGCTATTAGTGGCTTATCAGCTGCTTCATTCAGTGTTTATACTCATAGGTATCAACTTAAAAGAATTCTATCCTTCCTTGATCCTTGGAGAGATGAAATAGCGAAGACTGATGGCTACCAGTTAATACAGAGTTTAATAGCTGTAGGATCTGGAGGTATTTTTGGATTAGGATATGGGCAATCTATACAAAAGTGGTCCTACTTACCTATTCATTATACTGATTTTATTTTTTCAGTTTATGCAGAAGAGTTCGGTTTTGTAGGAAGTATTTTTCTGCTTTTATTATTATTTGTATATGCAACCTTTACACTAAAAATATTAATCAATTGTATTCATCCAGTAAAAAGATTAATAGCTGTTGGTAGTATGATCATGATAGTCGGACAAGCTCTATTAAATATTGGTGTAACAATAGGATTATTACCGACAACCGGTTTACCATTGCCTTTGTGGAGTTATGGAGGAAGTTCAATTATTGCCAGTTTAACTTTAGCAGGTTTATTAATCCGTGTTATCAGAGAAAACGGTGAAGACTTAGCAACTGTAATTAATAAAAATTAG